GTAAGCCTCTTTTCAAGCACAACCTCATTTCTTCTCATCCGCACTTTCCTTAGCTGGACAGCTATCCCCTCAAATTGAGTTTTAGGCAATTTTCACATCAATCTCTCCCATAAATCCAGAATATCACTCCCTGCTCTCTTCCATTTCTGCACACAACTTTGGTCATCACCCCACACATCATTGGCTGCTGGATACTCCCAAAGAACATGCATCACTGTCTCAATTTCTTCTTAGCATGCTGGACAACAAGAATCCTCAACAATTCTCTTCTTAAACAGCTTTTTTTTCATAGGTAACAAATCATTACCAACCATCCAAAGAAAAACCTTCACCACACTTGGACACTTCTAAATCCCAAATGCTCCTCCGTCTACCATCCAGTACCTTCCCCTCCTTTGAAGACTCGCCTTTATAGCTTCTATTTCTATCCAACCGTAGAAAGTAGGCACTTCTTACACCCCTTTATTGGATGGTCCCCAAATCAACTTGTCTTCTTGATTACATTGACTGACTGGTATACTGAGGATCATTTTTGCTTCTTCACTGTTAAAGAtctttttaatcaaattaacTTTCCATTCCCCTTTCCGCCCTATGATGAGCTCTCAActtttgactcttttttttactttattcaaTGAAAGTGTAAAAATGCACAACCAAGCCTAACACGGCAAAAAATAGTCCGGGACTGTTTGGGTTTGTCATAAAAATGAAAGTGTTTAAATAGTGTTAAAAAAATTGGATTGTTTGActtttacatattaaaatacttttaattttaaataaattaaaaattatatttgagaaaaatatcattttaaaatgaatgttaatggACAAAAATATCATacaacttttaaataattacaatttcaaatttttaaatatatagtcataatttttaaaaatttaaataattttcatttctactaaaaaaatattttttaatttgtctatAATCAAACGTaatgtatttaaaaatattttaaacctataaataaatttgaaatagtACAACTTTTTTTAGAATGTCCTTTTTTAATAGCTTAGCCCGTTTAGATTACACAATTTTCTCAGGACTACATACGAGCTTCTCAGGTTGAGCAGCTAGAACTGagatatgagttttgctatataaaaataaaattatatataaaattacgtattaatttatgtatcaatattgatttattcatatttaaaatttaaattaatattatttttaataaaatttattttttaatcaatcacattaaattaatattaatatataaattaatacaattatatttataactatattttttactGAAATATTCTGCACTGCACCCTgttcaaaactccataaaagttGACGGCCAAGATTGCACACCGTTTGAGACTCCATACGATGACGAGGTTGAACATATGCAGTAGCGTTAATGAAAAGATGACTTCTCAAACTTGATCCAGTGGCTCCTAACCTGACCACATGTCAAAGTCATCGTCATTACAATCAACAAAATTACCAAAAACCGGCTGGATATTTTCACCCTATGTTAATCAGTACCCACATCACTTCCCTTTTCGACCATACCCTTCGGCCACAacttctatttacaaaaatattcaagtttaatatattttattgaattattatgaatgaaatagaaaaaattgaataaaaatctttaaaaaaattttaaaaattatttttaatttaaaatttaaaaaactagcgttatttgttatgttttgtttgaaaaattataatgattagataaaaaaaaaatttaaaatttaaaattaaaaaatatttgtgtttgagtaatatatgaaaaaaaatatatatgacaaTATTTTTAGATAGATTGTGTCTTTATGTTTggatattttattatcaatatccaaactaataatatataaaataaaattaatattttcataaaataaaattacatattaaccaaaaaaaattaataatttagaatattaagttgtcaaataataatattaatattacattctaactacaaattaaaaaaagcatataaaactaaatattcataaaatctgaaaaatataaatatattcgtGTTACATAGGTTGATTCACAATTAATCCGTTTATTAATTGTGTCTTATCACGTCAATTCATTttaatccaaattttttttatcaatttcaaaTCCACTTATTTGCTTTAATATTCATATTAGATTTACATGTCGTGTCATATATTACCACTTTCCTAATCATCATGTGTAGTAATTTTCTAGATGGTAGTACTTTGTTTGGTAGTGCACGCTGGTCTAATGTGAAATTGCAGCAGAGAAACCaacaagaagaggaaaaaaaaaaacccattaaaaGAAACTCTGTAAACTGTTTGTTAACTGCCTGACGGAAAGAAGccacttttattttatcattttattaaggAAAGATTTGAGAAGAATAACCTCAATGACGCCTATATGTTTGATGACATCGGATATTCATGCATTTAGAATATGTTTGATAATACGCATTCTTCTAAGAAAAAGACTTTCACAAATAAATCACGAAAATGTATCACAAAAAAAGGGCCCCTACAAGAAAAAGACACATAACAAAACCCTTCACATCAAATAAATGTTTAAAAggaattttgaaaatacaagaaatcaAAGATGGGAAAGAAACCATCTCCCCTGCATGTGTGGGGGCGGGGTGTGGGGAAGGGATGACCGTCTCCGCATTTGTGAATACAGAATAGCATCCCTGGAGTCTACACATATCTGTTCCCAAAATTCCCTATTTCACTTACCTCTACATACCATTTAACTAATAACCCGATGCGCCACTTTCACCTCTATAAATGCTTCCGGCCTTTCCCTATCCCTTGTTTCTTCCTTCAACTATTTTAACTACCTCTTCTTTCCACCCAtgatagtaaaattaaaaaacccttcaatttttttcagaCTTGTGTTGGCCACCCTCGTAGAACATCGGACTACAATCACACCACCCTAGGAATCCAGTTTTGGATGAAAACCAACATCCTAGAGCCGTCAACATTGGAAATGACCAACCTCGATGGCTATCAGGAGCGGCCTTTACGACCCCGAATAGACATCGGGTAGTGCGCAAGGGTGGCCTCGGCCAGACTGGCCAGTCCCAATGACCACAGTACCTACAACCCCGGTGGTGTTATGAGTGGTTGGACCACACCTAGAACAAGATCTTGAGGATAGCCTGACCATCCTTGTattttatgactttaatgtgtctattcattttattcaaaaaatatatatccattcattatatttttttataattaaaaataataattattaatgaatttatatttttttaaaattaaagatgcttaaaaattgctttaaaaaaaatcctttacaGTAGTAAGTATACTTGGAGTGCACATTTCACGTGCACCCTAGCATTGTTCTTTTACGAAGGTGGCCAATCACTCTTacaaaatattagaaattaatttttaaaaaaatagaatttgaaaatttttaaagagtttttttgaagtaataaacaatttaatttttttaaatctcaatttaatttttttaaattaaaaaaaaataatattttatttaacatttatCTATTATCTTAAACTATCTTacctcatttttttatttaaactagtTCTTATGGGTGGTGGGACAACTTTTGGCATTTTGTCATTGGATTGCCGGCTGTCATATGATTTCTCATttgtcacattttatttttatttaaaaaaaagatatttacaattataaattttGTAACTGAGatgtagttattttaaaaaaaataaataaaatataagattcacataaaaattaaattaattttttaataatagaccttattttttacaataattacacgaatttacatattttatagttatatatagaaTCACTcttattctaaaattatataataattatttaaaagataaaatataacatCTGATCCAATGTGACGATTCCTAAAGTAGACATcctttctttgtttgttttcaaAGCTGGTACGAGATAAGTTTATATTAAAAtcgaaaattaaataaaatattattaaaatatattatttttatattaaaatttaaaagaattaaattatttattttattttatataaaaatttaaaaaatttataataattaaataaaataagataaaataaaatcagatatatatattttttttttaaaggaataaaATCAGATATTTTGTGAAAGTGAAAGACGTTCTTCAtcaggtataattaatttacttATGAGTTACCGACATTATCATTAAAATTCCGAATTCGCCCATGGACACGCGGTCATGTTTGGACTGAATGGTTGTTGGGCCGGATCTTGGAATGACTGGTTGCGTGAAAATGGAAAAACCATCATTGCGAACCATGAAAGCCGACTCCCATGCTTTAAACAAAGAAGGATCTCTTATGCGGAAAGTCCTTTATTATCGATTCATCGAAACCAGAGAGCGAGAGAGCGCCCTTTATCTTTGGCACCAGACGAAAGTCAAAGGTTTGTATCCCCCTCCTTTATTGTTTGGTATCATCATGAGACTATTACGATTTTCTGTCGTGAagattatattttctttcaactCATAGACTATCACCACTACTACAGTACACTACTACTTATACGAGTTCTGAAATGTGATTCTGGGTCTGGTATTTGTACCAATTTCAGTTTATGTTTGCTTCTTTCAATTATGGTGAGATTTCGTTTTGATTAAAGCAAATCTTGGTAAAATTATACAGCTAGTGTTTGGTTTCGATTTTTCTTGAAGTCGGTTGGGATTAATCTTCCGCCTGATATATAAAATCGTTAGAAACAAGTGGTGATCCATAGGATCTGTTTTTCTCTCTGTTGTTTTGATAATGTTAAtgtatattttcttctttcccaaAATAACTGTCTCGGTACTAACTTTCCGCAGTGAGTGTGTTTATCTCTCCAATAATATTTCTCCGGGTTTAATCATGGCTAGGAATCGGTGACAGATTTCCTTTATccttgttttggtttttgttttttttttttgggggggggggggggggggggggaagatgAGGGAGGTGTTGATGGGGGCTTTATGGATATAAGATGTGACCCCAACATCATAAGGCGGATTTCCTAATGCATTCAagattttggatttttattaAGTGGCACATTCTTATAACAACTAAATAAAGTACTCATTAGTGTTTTTCTAATTGCTTGGACCGGAAATGTAATTGAAATTTGGATGACCACAgtgtgactgaaaaaaaaaaagaatggaaaaaaaaaaaaaaagcgtgaCTGTAGAGTTCACTAGATAACATATATGGCTTCTAAATCCCATGAATTAGCATTCAATTGTTTTTTATGTATCAGTATGGATTAGCATTCAATTGTAGGCTGGTAATGCTAGCAATTAGGCTATTTTGGTGTTTCCAGAGTTCTATAATAAGGATTTATTAGGTAGGTCTTTGGGGAAAGAAATGTTGCCTTTTTGGCTTATAAAATGAAGAAGCGATGATTAGCTCAATTAGGTAGGTCTCTGTGAAAAGCAATGTTTCAAAATCATAACGCAAGAGGATTCAAGCAACTTGGTGCATAATTATGGTGATTGAATCTGACTCTTCACTTGGATATAGGACTCATTGATTATCTCTAAAAACTGTGTTTATAACCATTGAAACTAGTATAAATACACTTTTTAGAGACAAACAATACCCAGAACAAGACCTAGGGTATTCAAAACAGAACATCAGCAATGGATGAGTATACACCACACCACCATCCCACTTGTATCtcactatatatgatgtggcGCATTTATCGCCATTTGATAATATAGAAGCATGTAATAAGTGATCATTCAATGGTggtaaatgtgtcacatcttacttacTGGGATGCAAGTGAGATGATAGTATATGGTGTATGGAATTTTCCATGCACAATTAAATCATCAGTGGtttaaaaaatcatactattcTCCATACTTTGGTCAATTTATAACCTGAACTTCTACTCATGCTTATGATTTTTCTAAGCAATATTCTTGTTTTCTGGTCGAATATAAGAAGAAAAGGCAAGATTTTgttgtttgaacaatttcagaCACTTTAGTGCATATTCATATGCATAATTATGGTATTGAAGATCCCTTTCTATGTACGCATTCTCATCACTCTGAgttttcagatggatgagcaCAACTCTCAACCTGGGCAGATTATTGAAATCAGTATAGATGTTCCTACTGGAGAGACAAGCACTGGAGGGAGTAAATTTTGTGGGGAAGCACCTTGTGGACTCTCGGATGCTGGATCCAAATCTAAGGATGCTAGAGAAAGATCAGCTTCGATACGCAAGCTTTTAATTGCAGTGGTACTTTGTGTTGTCTTCATGAGTGTTGAAGTAGTTGGTGGCATCAAAGCCAATAGTCTCGCAATCTTGACTGATGCAGCACATTTGCTTTCAGATGTTGCATCTTTTGCCATCTCACTGTTCGCCATTTGGGCTTCCGGCTGGGAAGCCACTCCCCGTCAGTCCTATGGATTTTTTAGGCTTGAGATTCTTGGTGCTTTGGTTTCTATGCAACTCATATGGTTGCTTGCAGGGGTTTTGGTATATGAAGCCATTGTTAGACTGATTCATGAAACAGGCGAGGTAAATGGCTTTTTAATGTTTATTGTTGCTTCATTTGGTCTTGTGGTTAATATCATTATGGCTGTCTTATTGGGCCATGATCATGGCCATGGACATGGACATGGACATGAACATGGACATGGACATGATGAAAATGGTCATCACAGCCACGGAATGACAATTTCTactcctcatcatcatcatcatgagcACCCAGAAGATGATCATTGTCACGGTCATGAAGATCCTGCGGACCATCACAGTCATGGAGATCATGCAGACCATCATGATCATGAAGATCATGCACACCATCATGACGATCATGTTGAACCACTGCTAGATAAACCAACAAATGGACCCAAACAGAAGAAGGGAAAGAACATAAATGTCCAGGGAGCTTATCTCCATGTACTTGGGGACTCTATCCAGAGTATTGGTGTAATGATTGGAGGGGCAATTATATGGTATAAGCCTGAGTGGAAGATAGTTGACCTGATTTGCACCCTTATTTTTTCGGTAATTGTTTTAGGGACTACTATCAGAATGCTCCGGAGCATACTCGAAGTCCTGATGGAGAGCACACCAAGAGAGATAGATGCAACAAAACTCGAAAAGGGGTTATTAGAAATGAAGGAAGTGGTGGCCGTTCATGAGCTCCATATATGGGCTATCACGGTGGGGAAGATCCTACTTGCTTGCCATGTCAAAATCATGCCAGAAGCAAATGCAGACCTGGTGCTGGACAATGTGCTAAATTATATCAAAAGGGAGTACAACATCAGTCATATAACTATACAGATAGAGCGGTAGGGGGCGGTTCGCATGGAAAATAATTAgtggaaaaattatatttctatcGTTATCAATAATTTCGTTGTGCACTTCCTAGCAGTAGTTGTTGCAGTCTACTTAAGGTATAAATATCTTCAGAGTTTGCGGACTAGAATTTACTTTTAGCGgcagattctctctctctctctctctctctctctctctctctctctctctctctctctctctctctctcagatgaAAATGTCTGAGCACAATTCCCCAATATGGTGGATTTGTTGTTGTCTACCAAGTAATCTGTgcatatttaatttcttttaacctAGGGAGTGTATAAATACATATAGTTCACACAATATGTCCAACTGTTGAAAGTAGAAACCGAATTCTTTTCTTCCACGACAGGGCTGACACTTGGGTTATGTCCACCAAAGTGCGAAAATATTATGAAGcagttataattaaataattaaataaaatgaacgCAACTCTTCATCTTAAATCTTGTCATTTTTGTTGTGCATGTCACGTTAACAAGTGCAATTGGGAATCTGAAAATCTAGATCGAAGAACAGAAGCTCTCTAACAATAACATGTCACAAACAGAAAAATGGTAACCTCCGAAGCTCGCTCACTCGTATTGGCGACAAATTTGATGATAGAATGCCGATGTTGTTTCTGATATTCATGTCATGTCCAGGAGCTCATGCGTACTTCATAACCTGCACCAAAAGTTGTAGATCAGGCCAAGCAGATTCGTTTCTCTCTATTTCCTCTTTTGTTTGCCTTATTTCATTTTGCAGAGAGGAGTATCCCTCTCCCTAAGAAAGGAATCAGGGTTGCTACCAGCACAGGAATGCATCCAGCATCAGCTGACGCTCGAGTCTTGGGGTCTACCACAAAATAGTTTCAAGAGTCACGCATTTGAGATGGGTTTCAGTTTCTCCATGATAAGCTCAGCATAAGCGAGACCTGTGAGCTGGTACTTTGTACCTTCCTATGTTCTACAAAATGGAAACAGAAACTGGGTACGCATACATTACCTTTGAAGGCAAGCAGAAACTGGacaaaaaccaattaaaacagaGGCTCCACCTTGTGAATTTTGAGGATTAGAAACATTACCAATAGATAGAGGTGATGCTACTAACATTTAGAACTGTTATTTAGTATTATTGTATTCACATGTGTAAAATTTAACCTCTTTTTCCTCAACCGCTAGAGGACAGGTCCAAGGTTTTTTTCTCAGTTTTCTTGAGAAAGATGATGTTTCTGGTTTGTGTGGCTAGAGGTCCTTGTTTTAGAGATATTGAGGCCACAGTTTCAAAGATAAGATTCTTTTGGACATTATCAGGTAAAGTTTTGGTGTTTTCAAAgaggtttggttttttttattcgTTTGAATTTGTCTTCATTGTAAATTTCTGTCATACATATATCTGCTGCTTCTGCTGTGAGTTCTAATCAAAGTTTTTGATATGGTTTATTTCGGTTAAGAtattagaacaaaatatttcgatacaaatattgttttgaaattaattagatattatatataaataattatatgtatatataaaatatcaactaatataataaatacacatatatataagtgtgtatcatgtatatgtgtatgtatatgaaaaaattaaagatttattaaatgaatataaatttaaaaaattaaaaatttgagttgagaaacagaaaaaaataaaaataaaaagaatagaaaattattaaatataatgatctttaaaaaaagagataatGAGAGGGCATACTTAAaagttacaaaataaaataaaattatataaatatattttatattttagaattaactaaatatcatttaaatttaaaatttataaaaataccatccacacataaaaaaaattataaaaataatccgAAATTAAATAAGAGCAGAATGCCAATTCAAACAA
This genomic interval from Carya illinoinensis cultivar Pawnee chromosome 2, C.illinoinensisPawnee_v1, whole genome shotgun sequence contains the following:
- the LOC122300084 gene encoding metal tolerance protein 1-like isoform X1, coding for MMDEHNSQPGQIIEISIDVPTGETSTGGSKFCGEAPCGLSDAGSKSKDARERSASIRKLLIAVVLCVVFMSVEVVGGIKANSLAILTDAAHLLSDVASFAISLFAIWASGWEATPRQSYGFFRLEILGALVSMQLIWLLAGVLVYEAIVRLIHETGEVNGFLMFIVASFGLVVNIIMAVLLGHDHGHGHGHGHEHGHGHDENGHHSHGMTISTPHHHHHEHPEDDHCHGHEDPADHHSHGDHADHHDHEDHAHHHDDHVEPLLDKPTNGPKQKKGKNINVQGAYLHVLGDSIQSIGVMIGGAIIWYKPEWKIVDLICTLIFSVIVLGTTIRMLRSILEVLMESTPREIDATKLEKGLLEMKEVVAVHELHIWAITVGKILLACHVKIMPEANADLVLDNVLNYIKREYNISHITIQIER
- the LOC122300084 gene encoding metal tolerance protein 1-like isoform X2; translated protein: MDEHNSQPGQIIEISIDVPTGETSTGGSKFCGEAPCGLSDAGSKSKDARERSASIRKLLIAVVLCVVFMSVEVVGGIKANSLAILTDAAHLLSDVASFAISLFAIWASGWEATPRQSYGFFRLEILGALVSMQLIWLLAGVLVYEAIVRLIHETGEVNGFLMFIVASFGLVVNIIMAVLLGHDHGHGHGHGHEHGHGHDENGHHSHGMTISTPHHHHHEHPEDDHCHGHEDPADHHSHGDHADHHDHEDHAHHHDDHVEPLLDKPTNGPKQKKGKNINVQGAYLHVLGDSIQSIGVMIGGAIIWYKPEWKIVDLICTLIFSVIVLGTTIRMLRSILEVLMESTPREIDATKLEKGLLEMKEVVAVHELHIWAITVGKILLACHVKIMPEANADLVLDNVLNYIKREYNISHITIQIER